The window CAACAATCCGGGTCGATACGAGTGGTGAGCCGGTGATTCTCGACCGACGGCGCGACGTGACATGCACTTGTCCGTCTGCCCAACGGGGTCGAGCCTCACCTCCCCCCCGACTCCAGCATTGATGGGTGACGCCCGTGTCAAAACGTCTGTTTTACTTTTGTGTCTTTGGGACGCTTGCCGTGATGGCAGCCCCTTTGCATGCACAAACCAACTCAACTCGGTCGAGCCAATCCGGTTCGGTTCGCAACGCGAGCTATATAGAGCAGAACGCTCGAGCATCGTGGCAGCCTGTCCGAGACCTCTCGCAAAAAACGGCTTCGCAGTCGACCAATGCGAATCGCCCCAAATCGGCGAATGTTCGCTTGGTGGACCACACGTCATCCTTGCCTTCTCCGCCCATGCCGCCTTCGATCAACCCGATCATTGAAGAAGGCCCGATCACTCATTCCATGCCACTGGACGGCCAGGTCATCTACGACCCAATGCTGGACGGCGGTTGCGACTCCATGCCCATGGGAAGCTGCGGTTGCGGCGACCACGGATGCGACGGTGGTTGCGGTGCGGTCAGCTACGGCGGATGCGATGGCATTGGTTGCGGCGGTGGCGTTTGTCACAACGGCGACCCGATGTGTGGCGAATACAACGACTGCGACGTGATGCGACCCTGCATGACACTCTGCTTCCCTCAGGATGGTTGGTTCTCAGCCGAGTACCTGCTGTGGTGGCAAGACGGCATGGCGTTGCCACCATTGGTGTCCACTGATGTGCTTCCTTCGCAACGTTTCCCAAATGATCCGGGTCGCGTGTTATACGGTGGACAAGATGTCTTGACCGACAACATGGACGGATTGCGTCTGAAGTTTGGATTTTGGTTGGACAAGTGCCACACTTGGGGCATCGGAGCCGAAGGTTTCGGAATCGGGGAAGAAACCGACAGCTATCGTGCCAGTGGTGCTGACTCACAATTCTTGGGTCGCCCGTTCATCAATGTGGCCAATGGCAGCGTCGAAGACCAACAACAAGTCGCTTTCCCAAACCAATTGGCAGGAACAGTGGCCGTCGATGTTGACAGCCGCTTGCGAGGATGGGGAATCAACCTACGTCACCTCCGCCGCAGCGAAACCAGCTGCAGCCAAGGCGTCTTCTGCGGTTGTCCCGAACACACCTGCGAACGATTTGAATACCTGGTCGGATTCCGGCAAGTCGAACTGCGTGAAGGCGTTCGAATCACGGAAAACCTGGCCAGCATCCCAACGGCTCCCGACACCACCGTGTTGCAGTACGACATCTTTGATGACTTCCGCACTCGCAACCAGTTCAACGGACTGGACTTGGGCTGGATGTACAAACGAACCCGTGGTTACTGGACCTTCGATGCTCTGATTCGCTTGGGCGTTGGTAACACTCGTCAACGAGTCACGATCGACGGTGAAACATCGATCGATGGCGGAGCGGCTGAAAAAGGTGGTTTGTTGGCTCAAAATTCCAACATCGGCGAGTACAGCCGGGACGAATTCTCTGTCCTGCCACAACTCGACCTGACACTGGGTTACCAAGTCACTGAACAACTTCGAGCCACCTTCGGATACACGTTCCTTTACTGGTCCAACGTTGTGCGACCTGGCGACCACATCGACCGCCGCGTCGACACGGCTCAACTGCCCAACGGCACGACTCCAGCAACACCCGTTCTGGCTGACTACCCCGCCTTCGAGTTCGACAACACCGACTACTGGGCCCAAGGCATCAGCTTCGGCGGCGAGTATCGCTGGTAGTGAAAAACATCGAGAGGTTTGGCAAGGCCTGCTGATTTGACCGGGAATCCTGAATGGGTTGCCGGGAGGAACAATTCGAAAATTTCAGCTGACTCGCAATGAATCAGCTGACGCGAATGAAGCAAACATGCCGATTACACCGAAACCGAGGGATTCGGAGCGGTGAAGGATGAAACCATTCTCCGGTGAGAACATCCAACCATCACCCAGCAACGAGCCGGTCGCGTCATCCCCATGATTTCGCGTGACGGGCTCCGGAGACGCACGCTCCCCCAACTAAGACAACAGTTTCCAGGGAATTGGACATGATCTTCCAACGCATGATCGACCGTCTGACCGGTCAAAGCCGTCGCACCCAAAAATCTGATCAAGCGAAATCCAGCCGTCGTGGTCGCCGAGGACAACGGCGTCTTCGACTGGAATCCCTGCAAAAACGGGAATTGATGGCGAGCGATTTGGCCGCCATCAGCGGCATCGCCTACATCGACAGCGATGGCAACGGAACCATGGATGGTGGAGAACCTGCCATCGAAGGTGCGTTGATCACTTTGTACCGTGACTCCAACTCCAACGGCACGCTCGAAATCGGAACCGACGTTGTCGAAGGCACCGTCACCACGGTTGCCGATGGTGCCTATCGTTTCACCAACCTGGACGGTTCCGATGCGACCGGCGTGACCGCCACCGGTGTCTACTTCCTGACGCAAGAAGACGCTCCCGGTGGGGCCGACCTCAGCGGATTGGTGTTCCCTGATACCGCCACGTTGACCATCACCGATGACACCGGGGTCACCGCCGCCACGATCGATGCGTTCTCGATTGATCAACCCTCACAACCAATCACCGAAACCGTAGCCGGCAGCACCACCACCAGCAGCAGTGGTGCGTTGACCTCCGGCGGCGATGTCATCGGTGACGAACGAGATGTGGAAATTTTTCTCGCTGCGAGAACGAGTGGTGACAGCCAATTTGAGATTGTCACGGGTTCCAGCGAATTGGTCTTCAGCAACGGTGGCGACGTTACGGCGACGCTGCTTGTGCAATACGACGGTGTCGATGCTGATGGTGGCGGACTTGCCCTGGATGCGACCGGTCTAGGCGGCGAGGACTTGTCGAACTCCGATTCAGCCGCCGGAATCGTTCTGTCTGTTCGAAGCGACCAAGTCGTGACCGACGGAGTTGAAGTCCGCGTCTACACCGATGCGGCCAACTTCTCGACCGCAACGCTGAGCTTGCCCAGCAACATCGGCGGTCCTGCTCAAGAACTGTTCGTGCCTTTCAGTTCGTTCTCCGATGTCGGCACCGGTGCTGATTTTGGTAACGTTGGTGCCATCGAAGTTTTTGTCGATGCAGTCACCAGCAACGGTGGTGCGGGTGCATCTAGTTTGGACCTGTTCGTTTCTGTTTTGGAATCGCAAAGCAGTAACGAAAACGTTCTGAACCTGGCCAGCATCCAACCGATGGAATTGGGTGGTGAAATCTTCATCGATGATGGCGGCGGAACCAACCAAACCAACCAAAATAACGGCACGCGTGATGCCGGCGAGCCCGATTTCCCAAACCCCGGTGCGGGTAATGAAATCGTGGTGGAACTTTATGCCTTGAGCGGACCAACTGATACGGTCGACGCCGGCGACACTCCGATCGCGACAACCACGGTCACCGGTGGAGCCACCTCAGGTGCCTACACCTTCACCACGCTGACCAGCGGCGATCCACTTGGCCCCGGCACCTACGCTGTTGTGATTCCTGAATCTGAATTCGCAACCGGCCAACCGCTCTTTGGACACTCCGGCAGTGGCACCGCCGCCGCGGACACCGACCTGAATGCCAATGACGACAACGACGGCACCTACGTCGATGGAATCGGCTTGGTCAGCGGTGCGATCACCTTGGAAGTCAACGGCGAACCCACCACGGACGGAACCGACAACAACACCAACTCAACCGTTGACTTTGGTGTGGTTCCCAACACCGACTTGCGAATCACCAAATCATTGGTGACCGCATCATCGAACTTGATCGCCGGCGGTACCGCGGTCTTCGACTTGGTGATCGAAAACTTGGGTCCGTTGGATGCAACCGATGTCAGCGTGGATGACTTCATTCCCGACGGACTGACCTTCGATCGAATCGAAGACAGTGGCGGTGGGGCTGTTGCCACAACCACGACAACGGAAGTTGGTGGTGCGGGCCGTGAAATCCGAACGTTCAGCGTCGGAGCCTTGGCGGCATCTGGATCAGTCACCTACCGAGTCTTCACCGACATCGACACCGATGTTTCTGCAGACCCTGAGAATGAAGCTCACGTAAGCGGATTCCAGGTAGAAGTCGACAACGACCCGACCAACCCGGATGACTCCGATCCACTATTGAATAACGTTTCGCTGGCGAACGCGGATGTTCCCATCGCGACTTTGAGCGTGACCAAAACGGACAACTTGGCAACCGTCACGGCGGGCAACCAACTGACCTATCAAATCACGGTCACCAACACCAGCACCGACAACGCAATCAACGTGACCGCACTGGACACGCTGCCAACCGGAGTGACGTTTGTTTCGGCAAGCTTCACCGACGGCTCGGGTTCGGTCAGCGAAGTGACGGCAGGTCCTGACGCCGGCAAAATCCAAATGGTGCTGGGTGATCTGGCCGCCGGTGAAGACGAAACCATCGAGATCATTGTCACCGTCGATCCAACCATCGCCGACGGTGATTCGCCACTGGACAACTCGGTTACCGCAACGGCCGACAACGCGCCAGATGTCACAACCAATGACACTACCGACGTCGTCCGCGAAGTCGACGTGACGGTCGCGAAGACAGTCATCGAAACTCGGATCCCCGATGATCGCACCGATGGCGATGACGCCGACGACATCATCGATAGCACCTCGCCATTCCAAGTGGTGGCGGGCGGCTTTGTGACCTATCAGGTCGTCGTCAGCAACTCTGGACCATCCGAAGCTCGCGGCGTTGAAGTCGTCGACATCTTGGACGATGGACTGTCATTGGTCGCCGGCAGCTTTGATGCGGGAACATCAGGGGTGACCGTGGTCCAAACGGGTCAAACACTGACCTTTACAGTTCCCGATTTGGACCCAAGCGAATCCTTGACTTTCCAATTCGAAGTCGGCATCGCCTCGGATGAATTCGATGTGATCGCCAACACGGCTACGGTCAGCACGACCGATCCCGAATCGGACTCCAACAACAACACTTCCACCGTCAACATCGATCCGGACGCCCGAATCGACTTGATTTTGGAGAAAACGGCGGCAGAAACCACCGTGGTTCCGGGTGCGGATACCGTCACCTACACCTTCACGGTTTCGCACGACGACGACAGCATCTCTGACGCGATCAACTCTCGGATCACCGACACGTTGCCCGCCGGATTGTCCAACGTCGTGATTACAGCGGCTGGTTCATCGACCTCCAACTTCAACACCACGACTCGTTTGTTGGAAGTCGAATACGCTTCGATTCCGGTTGGCACGACACGGACCTTCACGGTCACCGCCGATGTGGATCCGACCGTGACAACGGACCTGGTCAACTCCGCGAGCGTTGCCGTCCCTGGCGTGACCGAATTGGACAGCACCAACAACACCGACACCGTTACCGTGGGTGTGACTCCCGAGTTCGACCTGACAATCGCGAAAACTGTTCAGGGCGGTGCCACAACGTTCGGCCCCGATGACACGGTGACGTTCAACATTGTCGTTTCGCATGACACCAACGACGATGGAACCGAAGCTGACAACGGTGAGAGCCCATCGACGGCAACCGGTGCGATCGTGACTGACACGCTACCCGCTGGTTTAACATTCGCTTCGGCCACCTCCGGCGGTGCCGCCGTGACTCCGACCAGCACCACCAACGGTGTGATTGTCTTCCCTGAGTTCGACCTTGCTCCTGGCACCACTCGAACGCTGACGATCACCGCGACGGTTGATGATGATGCATCCGGAGCCATCACGAACAATGTTTCGATTGCAACGGACGCTGGTGAAACCCAAACCGACAACAACTCGGCATCCGTCCCGGTCACGGTTGTTCCTGAAGCCAACGTCCGAGTCACCAAAACGGTTGACGTGACCACTGCTCAAACCGGTGCGGAACTGACTTACACCGTGATCGTGTTCAACGATGGCCCTTCGCCAGCAGCCGCCGTGACCGCGGTCGATACGCTGCCAGCAGGATTGACCTTCGTTAGCGGTACGGGACCAAGCGGAGCCTTGTCAGCAACAGGGCAAACGGTCACCGTTAATGGCGGCACCATTGCATCAGGCAGTTCGTTCCAGTTCACCATTGTTGCTTCTGTCAACGATGGAGTGACGGCTGACCAGGTCAACAGCGTGACGGTCTCCACCACCACGGCGGAAACCAACACCACTGACAACACGGCTTCGGCAACCACAGCCATTGATCAAGCAATCAATGAGATCTCCGGCAATGTCTACCGCGATGCCAACCGAAATGGTGTTCGGGACGCGGGTGAAGTGGGCTACGAAGGTGTCCAGCTGCAACTGACCGGAACGTTGTCAGACGGAAGCACGTTCACTCCTGTGACCGTGACCACCGACGCCAATGGCGAGTACCTGTTCGAAGACTTGTTGCCGGGCAAATACCAAGTGACTCGATTGTCATTGCCAAGCGGCACGAGCGACGGACCTGAATTCCCGAGCTCCGCAGAAGGAGCTTTGGGCAACGGTGAAAGCATCGACGACATTGATGTCGGTGGTACCAACCCGACCGTTGTTCCGTTGACCGACTTCACGGTCGTCGACAACAGCAAACGCAGCTTCCTGGCATCGTTCATGCAAACGCCAGGCATTCAGAACCGTCCGACGGATCGCTGATCCTTAGGACTGAAGAAAACTCGCGACAACAAATCGATGCCGGGCAACGGGGAGCCGGTGGAACGCTCGGATCGATTTCGTGAGTCAAGCCCGGCCTTTTTCGGGGGGAAAAGGTCGGGCTTTTTCATGCGCTGACAGCTAGCTGGAAGGAATGTCGCCGGAGCGAGTTCCCAGGTCGAGTCGATGTATCGCCGCTCGCCCGTAGGCCAGGTCCCAACCTGGCACTCGAGCCAATGCTTTGGCACAAAGCGAGGCCTTACCACGTCTCAACGTTCGATCCACGTCGCCGTTCATCTGACCGCCCGCATTCGTCAGATGGAACCTGCACCGCATCAACGCGAACCGGTTTCACGCGTCGCGACCAAGCCACATGGCGACTTGGCCCGCGTTTGGTCTTGACGCCAAGGACGTGGATTGACGATCCGTTCGGTTGGACACGCCAAAATCTTGAGCGAATCCGATCTAGAACGGAAAAAAAATGCCAGCCCCGACCAACCAACCAATCGCAACGCACCTTTCGCGGTTCTGCAGCCACCACCTGTTTTGCAATTCACTCATCGCAACATTGATTTTGTTGTTGAGTTTATTTTGTGAAACACAAAGCGCGCACGCTCAGCAATATGCGGTTGTCCCGGTCAATGGAAACGCACTCGATCCGTACGCCACCGCGGCCTACAACAGCGGAACGCAAGGCGGAGGTTTCTTGGCTGGATTTCCAAATCAATCCTTTCCGCCCACGTTGTTCACAACCAATGCGGCGACCCAAGATCGATTTTGGTTGCGAACGGACTACATCCGATGGATGGCCGATGGCATAGAGACGCCGGCATTGGTGACCACCAGCCCCGACGGAACGGCCCAGAGCGATGCTGGTGTTTTGGGACTGGCAACCACCACGACTCTGTACGGTGGCGAGATCAATGACGAGAGCACCAACGGAATTCGATTCCGCGGTGGTTTCTTCGTCACCCCTGCCTCGGCGTTCGGAATTGAAGGGGAGTACTTTCGAATCGGATCCAACGATTCCGGATTCAGTCGCAATGGTGGAACGCAAATCCTGGCTCGTCCATTCTACCGAACTGACACCGACATCGAGACAGCTCAGCTGATCAACTACCCCACCGTGGTCGATGGCAATTTGTCGATCGGTGCCAGCTCCAAACTCAATTCTTACTTAGTCAATGGCCGCGTTGCGCTTTGCCCTACTTGCGGCGGCAACTGCGTGACTTGCCGCAATACCGATCGCGTCGATTGGCTGGTCGGGTATCGGCGTATCGAACTGGATGAAGCCCTGACGTTTTCCGAAACACTGGAATCGCAACTGACCGCAGCCCCGGGAACGATCGTTTTGAACGAAGCGTTTCGGACCAGCAACGAATTTGACGGATTGCAATTGGGAGTGGTCTACCAAGCCAATTTGAAACGGATCTGGCTCGAGAGTCTCTTGCGAGTTGCGGTCGGCTCCACCAAGCAAACTGTTTCAATCAACGGGAACACGTCGATCACTGAGTCGGGTGTGACAGACAACTACGCCGGTGGACTTTACGCCCAACGCGATAACTCAGGAACCTTCAGTCGCGACGAGTTCACGATGGTTCCCGAAATCGGATTCACCCTCGGCGTTCACTTGACGAGTTGCTTAGACGCGACCGTTGGATACTCATTGCTGTACCTACCCAACGTCGTACGACCAGGCGACCAAATTGATCGCGATGTGGATCCGGACCTGCTAGCTCCACCGGGGATCGTGACGTCTCCTTCCCGGCCCGAATTTCGATTCATCCAAAATGATTATGTGGCTCACGGGTTGAGCTTCGGCGGTCAGTTGCGATTTTAACACACCGGATTGTAAAGGCTGGTCGGCTACACTGAATGGAATCCACCACAACGATTTCATATCAGCAGTGATGATCCATGCCCCACCGGAACGAATCGGTCGCCTTCGTCTCTGCTAGCATCGCAGCCCTCCTGCTGCTCGGAATCTCTGGTTGCAACAAGACAGATCTTCCCGACCAACGGCCAACCGAGCGGTCGCGTCCAACCGCAGCGACCACTGATTCGGAAGCGAATGCCGAAGTCTCAGAAGACATCCATTCAGCCGCCGATTCGCAACCTTCGCTGCAACATGCTCAGCAACTTCTTGCATTGGGAAAATCACCCGAGGCCTTGCGAGAACTTCATTCACTGCTGCTGAAAGACCCCGATCAACTGGATGTGATCGCGCTGACAGCTCAAACCGAACGATCGCTCGGTAACATGGAATCCGCAATCGCGTTGCTGGACGAATTCGCAGCACGTTTGCCTGAACATGAACGAACGTTGCTTTCCAATTCGGCGGCGTGGTCAGCCGAAACTGGTAACTACCACGCTGCCATCAAACATTATCAAAGACTATTGAAAGCCGACCCCGCCGACGTCATGTCGTTGCGATCAATCGCGGCACTGCAAAACGAAATCGGGCATCGATTCGAAGCGAACGAACACCTTCGTCGTCTGATGCAACTTTCCCCCATGACGACGGTCGAATTGCTGTGCTTGGTGAATCCAGGGCAACAGATTCACGACAGCCAACAATCCAGAGCCAAGCCGAGTCAAAAAGCACTCGCGATGGCTTATGAACACTTGGATGAAAACCAATTCCAACGTGCACTTGGGACTCTGGAAGACTCACCCAGTTTCATCGCTCGCGTTCCGGCGCTGCTGACGCTGCGAACTAGAATTTTGGCCGAGATGGGCCGATTGGACGAAGTGGCCATTGCCTTGGCAGATGCACCCAAACAATGCCAAGCATTTCCCGACTACTGGATTGGAGTGGGCATCTGGCACCAAACCAATCGCGATTTGGATAATGCCATCCAAGCGTTTCAGAAAGCGGTTGAGCTCGAACCTCTTCACCAAACAGCGCTCCGACGACTCGCCACAGCTCTTCAAAGCGATGGTTCCAATCAAGTGGCATCACGAGTGAATGAACGGGCTCAACTAGCAAAGGATCTTTCTGAACTGGCAGCTTCCACCGTGAACAGACAAGGCAACGTGGGTCGATCATGCCAAATCTTGTCCCAGCAACTGCAACGAATTGGTTTGCCGTTTCAATCTTTGGCCTGGCAATTCAATGCCATCGCCTACACCACGCCGCAGCAAGCTCGGGTGGATCAACATCTCGCTTCGTTGAAACATCTCAAACAGTCTCTCAACTATTCGGAGACGCAACTCGCACAACGCATCGGATTGCCTCTCGCCAATCCATCCGAAACCGACTGGGATTCGCTGGTCGCATCTCGCGAATTGGCGATCGAACCGAATCGAATTGCCGAACAAGAAACCCAGCCTTCGCAACAATCGATTCAACCTCACTTCGAAAGCATCGCCTCTCGAGTTGGCTTGATTTTTCAATATCGCAACGCGTCACCACCTGTCGAGAAACACTTCCTTTTGCACCAACCGCTTGGATCGGGTCTGGCATGCTTCGACTACGACCTTGATGGAAACACCGACGTCTACGCGGCGCAAGGTGATGGTGATGCGATTGAACCTGGAATGTCTCCCAACTACTTAGCTCGTCATCTCGGCGATTCATTCATCGATGTCACCGCTTTCGCGGAAGTGGATGATCGCGGTTACTCCATGGCGTTGACGACCGGCGATATCAACCAAGACGGATTCGAGGATCTGGTAGTCGGCAACATGCGTCGCAACAGCCTCTTCCTCAATCAAGGCGACGGTACATTTCGATCCGTCAGTGTCGACAGTAGCTGGGAGGATGGACGTTACACGACGGGTTTGGCGATCGCTGACGTGACGGGTGATTCACTACCTGACATCATCGAAATCAACTATGTCGATGACAAACGAATCTTTGATTCAATTCAGTTCGATTCCAATGGCCATCCCATCCGCCTTCCCGGCCCAATGCAGTTCTCCGCGGCGGAAGACCGAGTGTTCTTAAGTCATCCAGCCGGATCGTTTGAAGGTCAACCAATTCGAGAACTCGCTGCTTCCTCGACCGATGCACATCGCGGAATGGGACTGGTCGTCGGTGACTTCGATGCCGATGGCGACAACGAAATGTTCGTCGCGAACGACCAAACCCAAAACCAACTTTGGAACCGAACCTCAGGCGGACTTCAGGACGACACCGACAAATCACTTCGCCCAAAATTTCAGGACATTGGAATCCTCAGCGGTGTGGCGAACGGAGTAACTGGTCAGCCACTCGCTAGCATGGGGATTGCGGCAGGCGACTTCGATGGCAACCAGTCACTCGACTTTCATGTCACCAACTTTGACGACGAGTTGTCCAATCTTTATCTGCAACAATCTGATCATCTCTATTCAGATGGCGTCTTCGCAACCGGGTTGGACCAGCATTCTCGAACGATGCTTGGCTTCGGAACGCAGACGATTGATTTCGAGAATGACGGTGATTGGGACCTCGTCGTTGCCAACGGCGACATCGAGGATCGTCGTCCAACGAAACCCTCGTTCCAAATGCCGACGCAGTTGCTGGTCAACCAAAACCAACGCTGGGGCTCAACGACTCCGGAAGACTCGACCGGCTATTTTGCTGGTGAACACTTAGCCCGTTCTGTCGCTCGCTTGGACTGGAACCGAGATGGCCTGACCGACCTTTTGGTTGGCGATTTGATGGAACCGTTGACGTTGCTCGAAAATCAAACGAACTCCGACCATCGTTGGTTGCAACTCAAACTCATCGGAACGCAAACAGAACGAGATGCCATTGGTGCCAGAGTGCATTTCCATCTCGATGACACCCAACTCCTGCGCACAGTGCAGACCGGCGACGGCTACATGAGTCGAAACGAGAATCTCATTTCGATCGGCATTCCTACTAACCAACACTTGCACCGGATTGATATCGTTTGGCCAAGTGGATTGCACCAGTCATTTGACAACGTCGCAACGGAACGACGAGGGTTGATCATCGAAAGCCAACCACAGATACATTGGTTGCATTTTGCACCCCCAATTCCGAATACCTAACTCTTGCCAGCATCTTTCATCAGCGATTAGGCTTGGATGGTGTTGATTCATTCCCCCCACTCTGAGTTTATCTATGAAAGCTACAAAAACCTTTTTCGCGTTGCTCGTGTTCGCCGGTTCACTTTCGGTAGTCGGGTGTGCTCCCGACGACAGCACCACTCAAATTGAGCCCCCGGCTGAATTCAGCTACGACGACAGCTCTTACGAACAAGAGATGGACAGCGCGACTGACGCTCAGCAAGAGTAAGCAAAAGAAATTCTTTCAGAATTTTCGTCACAACCCAACATTGTTTTGATGTTGGGTTTTTTCATGCGCGTTCGCGCAGTTGAAATGGAAATAGATCCCAGTGGACGCATCCACCGGCAAGAGACCCACAGCTCGAAACCGCCGTATTCGTTGACAAAAAGCACATTTTCAATGTCTTCCGTCACGGCTTCATAAATCGCATTCCATTCTGTCAGTGCAGATCCACAACCCAAACGGAGCACAGTCGAACACCCCAAAAAAACCAACTGCGACCACCGCAGTACCACTGCGCTTCGAATTACGCGGTTCAAACGCCCTTAAGTCTTCCGTACCTTTCGTCCGTAACAGTATGTAGGTGTTGGCATTCGTTGTTATCAAACCCCAACGCCTGTTTCTCTTTCTTCTTCTCGATATCTATCTTAGGAGTGCGAAATGGTTCGCAATCGAACAAGAGCTTCCGGCTTTACGCTCGTTGAGCTGCTGGTGGTTATCGCCATCATTGGTGTTCTCGTTGGGCTGTTGTTGCCCGCCGTCCAAGCTGCCCGCGAAGCAGCCCGCCGGATGCAATGCAGCAATAACTTCAAGCAAATTGGATTGGGCATCCACAACTACCACTCGGCCTACAACGCTTTGCCACAGCAAGCAGGCGG of the Rhodopirellula baltica SH 1 genome contains:
- a CDS encoding BBP7 family outer membrane beta-barrel protein, whose translation is MSKRLFYFCVFGTLAVMAAPLHAQTNSTRSSQSGSVRNASYIEQNARASWQPVRDLSQKTASQSTNANRPKSANVRLVDHTSSLPSPPMPPSINPIIEEGPITHSMPLDGQVIYDPMLDGGCDSMPMGSCGCGDHGCDGGCGAVSYGGCDGIGCGGGVCHNGDPMCGEYNDCDVMRPCMTLCFPQDGWFSAEYLLWWQDGMALPPLVSTDVLPSQRFPNDPGRVLYGGQDVLTDNMDGLRLKFGFWLDKCHTWGIGAEGFGIGEETDSYRASGADSQFLGRPFINVANGSVEDQQQVAFPNQLAGTVAVDVDSRLRGWGINLRHLRRSETSCSQGVFCGCPEHTCERFEYLVGFRQVELREGVRITENLASIPTAPDTTVLQYDIFDDFRTRNQFNGLDLGWMYKRTRGYWTFDALIRLGVGNTRQRVTIDGETSIDGGAAEKGGLLAQNSNIGEYSRDEFSVLPQLDLTLGYQVTEQLRATFGYTFLYWSNVVRPGDHIDRRVDTAQLPNGTTPATPVLADYPAFEFDNTDYWAQGISFGGEYRW
- a CDS encoding BBP7 family outer membrane beta-barrel protein → MPAPTNQPIATHLSRFCSHHLFCNSLIATLILLLSLFCETQSAHAQQYAVVPVNGNALDPYATAAYNSGTQGGGFLAGFPNQSFPPTLFTTNAATQDRFWLRTDYIRWMADGIETPALVTTSPDGTAQSDAGVLGLATTTTLYGGEINDESTNGIRFRGGFFVTPASAFGIEGEYFRIGSNDSGFSRNGGTQILARPFYRTDTDIETAQLINYPTVVDGNLSIGASSKLNSYLVNGRVALCPTCGGNCVTCRNTDRVDWLVGYRRIELDEALTFSETLESQLTAAPGTIVLNEAFRTSNEFDGLQLGVVYQANLKRIWLESLLRVAVGSTKQTVSINGNTSITESGVTDNYAGGLYAQRDNSGTFSRDEFTMVPEIGFTLGVHLTSCLDATVGYSLLYLPNVVRPGDQIDRDVDPDLLAPPGIVTSPSRPEFRFIQNDYVAHGLSFGGQLRF
- a CDS encoding beta strand repeat-containing protein; amino-acid sequence: MIFQRMIDRLTGQSRRTQKSDQAKSSRRGRRGQRRLRLESLQKRELMASDLAAISGIAYIDSDGNGTMDGGEPAIEGALITLYRDSNSNGTLEIGTDVVEGTVTTVADGAYRFTNLDGSDATGVTATGVYFLTQEDAPGGADLSGLVFPDTATLTITDDTGVTAATIDAFSIDQPSQPITETVAGSTTTSSSGALTSGGDVIGDERDVEIFLAARTSGDSQFEIVTGSSELVFSNGGDVTATLLVQYDGVDADGGGLALDATGLGGEDLSNSDSAAGIVLSVRSDQVVTDGVEVRVYTDAANFSTATLSLPSNIGGPAQELFVPFSSFSDVGTGADFGNVGAIEVFVDAVTSNGGAGASSLDLFVSVLESQSSNENVLNLASIQPMELGGEIFIDDGGGTNQTNQNNGTRDAGEPDFPNPGAGNEIVVELYALSGPTDTVDAGDTPIATTTVTGGATSGAYTFTTLTSGDPLGPGTYAVVIPESEFATGQPLFGHSGSGTAAADTDLNANDDNDGTYVDGIGLVSGAITLEVNGEPTTDGTDNNTNSTVDFGVVPNTDLRITKSLVTASSNLIAGGTAVFDLVIENLGPLDATDVSVDDFIPDGLTFDRIEDSGGGAVATTTTTEVGGAGREIRTFSVGALAASGSVTYRVFTDIDTDVSADPENEAHVSGFQVEVDNDPTNPDDSDPLLNNVSLANADVPIATLSVTKTDNLATVTAGNQLTYQITVTNTSTDNAINVTALDTLPTGVTFVSASFTDGSGSVSEVTAGPDAGKIQMVLGDLAAGEDETIEIIVTVDPTIADGDSPLDNSVTATADNAPDVTTNDTTDVVREVDVTVAKTVIETRIPDDRTDGDDADDIIDSTSPFQVVAGGFVTYQVVVSNSGPSEARGVEVVDILDDGLSLVAGSFDAGTSGVTVVQTGQTLTFTVPDLDPSESLTFQFEVGIASDEFDVIANTATVSTTDPESDSNNNTSTVNIDPDARIDLILEKTAAETTVVPGADTVTYTFTVSHDDDSISDAINSRITDTLPAGLSNVVITAAGSSTSNFNTTTRLLEVEYASIPVGTTRTFTVTADVDPTVTTDLVNSASVAVPGVTELDSTNNTDTVTVGVTPEFDLTIAKTVQGGATTFGPDDTVTFNIVVSHDTNDDGTEADNGESPSTATGAIVTDTLPAGLTFASATSGGAAVTPTSTTNGVIVFPEFDLAPGTTRTLTITATVDDDASGAITNNVSIATDAGETQTDNNSASVPVTVVPEANVRVTKTVDVTTAQTGAELTYTVIVFNDGPSPAAAVTAVDTLPAGLTFVSGTGPSGALSATGQTVTVNGGTIASGSSFQFTIVASVNDGVTADQVNSVTVSTTTAETNTTDNTASATTAIDQAINEISGNVYRDANRNGVRDAGEVGYEGVQLQLTGTLSDGSTFTPVTVTTDANGEYLFEDLLPGKYQVTRLSLPSGTSDGPEFPSSAEGALGNGESIDDIDVGGTNPTVVPLTDFTVVDNSKRSFLASFMQTPGIQNRPTDR